Proteins encoded in a region of the Elaeis guineensis isolate ETL-2024a chromosome 7, EG11, whole genome shotgun sequence genome:
- the LOC105035050 gene encoding U2 small nuclear ribonucleoprotein A' — protein sequence MVRLTADLIWKSPHFFNAIKERELDLRGNKIAVIENLGATEDQFDTIDLSDNEIVKLENFPYLNRLGTLLINNNRITRINPNIGEFLPKLHTLVLTNNRLVNLVEIDPLASLPKLQVLSLLDNNITKKPNYRLYVIHKLKQLRLLDFKKVKQKERLEAEHLFASKEAEEEAKKVPAKTFTLGEVPDVPDVSKSEAPRVVAPTPEQITAIKAAIVNSQTLEEVARLENALKSGQIPAEFQILNNDVCMAPTHAKEDKMDMDGQNEVNDAQDQKETEDPTPLED from the exons ATGGTGAGACTGACGGCGGATTTGATATGGAAGAGCCCGCACTTCTTCAATGCCATCAAAGAGCGAGAGTTGGACCTTAGAG GGAACAAGATTGCAGTCATAGAGAACTTGGGTGCCACCGAG GACCAGTTTGACACAATCGATCTTTCTGACAATGAGATTGTCAAGCTAGAGAACTTTCCTTATCTGAATCGTCTTGGCACTTTGCTAATTAATAATAACAGAATCACTCGTATCAACCCTAACATTGGAG AATTCTTGCCAAAGTTGCATACCCTGGTCCTTACCAACAACCGTCTGGTAAACTTGGTGGAGATTGATCCCCTTGCATCTCTTCCAAAGCTGCAAGTCCTTAGCTTATTGGACAATAATATTACAAAGAAACCAAATTACCGGTTATATGTGATCCACAAATTGAAACAACTACGGTTGCTTGATTTCAAGAAAGTAAAACAGAAG GAGAGGCTTGAAGCTGAGCATTTGTTCGCATCGAAAGAAGCAGAGGAGGAGGCCAAAAAGGTACCTGCAAAGACATTTACTCTTGGTGAAGTTCCAGATGTACCAGATGTTTCAAAATCAGAGGCCCCTAGAGTCGTTGCCCCCACTCCAGAGCAAATTACAGCCATTAAG GCTGCAATTGTAAACTCTCAGACACTTGAAGAAGTAGCAAGACTTGAAAAC GCTCTGAAGTCTGGTCAAATTCCTGCAGAGTTTCAGATTCTGAACAATGATGTATGCATGGCTCCAACCCATGCAAAAGAAGACAAAATGGACATGGATGGTCAGAATGAAGTCAATGATGCTCAAGATCAGAAGGAAACTGAAGATCCAACACCTTTAGAG GACTGA